The Kwoniella dendrophila CBS 6074 chromosome 3, complete sequence genome contains a region encoding:
- a CDS encoding 2-isopropylmalate synthase codes for MPMLTDPSERYLPFKAVPFPNRTWPDKVNKKAPIWLSTDLRDGNQSLANPMTNQQKTRFFRHLVQLGFKEIEVSYPAASDTDFQFCRDLQNNGEVPDDVWIQVLTPARADLIKRTFEAVAGLKHVIIHMYNATSCLFREVVFNNDREETIKLASEHTALVRELAERYAASHGTSFRFEYSPETFSQTETEYAVEVCEAVKKTWLAGEKSVWADGRQEERIIFNLPATVEVATPNCFADQVSCAVAAAELGILAGADRIEGTVLGNGERTGNVDLVTLGLNCYSQGFSPNLDFSDMFSIIDTVTECTGLPVHPRHPYAGELVFTAFSGSHQDAIKKGLEAQTKRENSGDKVWSIPYLPIDPADVGCTYEAVIRVNSQSGKGGIAYIVKSALALDLPRRMQIAFYKVIQQRSEATGKEMTSKDITTAFRQTYHLGGSIYDGRLVLKSFVTVDIRSAVPSAVGTPSLSPDRSRSHGRIDSITGITAEPSPDRSLDSNLPSASKRLTAKVLIDGALREISGEGNGPLSSFLDALQGDLGITLSIREYTEHAVGAGSDVKAATYVELIPPNVDAKDKTKGGFWGVGVDADITASGLKAVISAANDYLGQNSVQIADSA; via the exons ATGCCTATGCT TACCGACCCATCCGAGAGGTATCTACCCTTCAAAGCTGTGCCTTTCCCCAACAGAACATGGCCGGACAAGGTCAACAAGAAAGCCCCCATCTGGTTAAGTACAGATCTAAGAGATGGAAACCAAAGTCTTGCCAATC CCATGACGAACCAGCAAAAGACACGCTTTTTTAGACATCTGGTGCAACTTGGATTCAAAGAGATTGAAGTCTCTTACCCAGCTGCTTCCGACACTGATTTCCAATTCTGTCGTGATTTACAAAATAATGGCGAAGTTCCAGATGATGTTTGGATCCAG GTTCTCACACCTGCGCGAGCTGATTTAATCAAGCGAACTTTCGAAGCTGTTGCAGGATTAAAACATGTCATCATCCACATGTACAACGCTACATCATGTCTTTTCAGAGAAGTGGTGTTCAACAACGACCGTGAAGAGACTATAAA ACTTGCTTCCGAGCATACCGCCCTGGTCAGAGAACTCGCTGAAAGATACGCCGCATCT CATGGCACAAGTTTCCGGTTCGAGTACTCTCCCGAAACATTCTCTCAAACCGAAACCGAATATGCAGTCGAAGTGTGTGAAGCAGTCAAGAAGACATGGCTTGCAGGTGAGAAAAGTGTATGGGCAGATGGACGTCAAGAAGAGAGAATTATCTTT AATTTGCCAGCAACAGTAGAAGTGGCTACTCCTAATTGTTTTGCAGATCAAGTAA GTTGCGCTGTCGCTGCCGCTGAACTTGGTATACTTGCCGGTGCCGATCGAATCGAGGGTACCGTTCTGGGTAATGGTGAACGAACCGGAAATGTGGATCTTGTCACTCTCGGTCTCAATTGCTATTCGCAAGGTTTCTCTCCCAACCTTGATTTCTCCGATATGTTCTCTATCATCGACACTGTTACCGAATGCACCGGTCTTCCCGTCCACCCTCGACATCCTTACGCAGGAGAGCTTGTCTTCACTGCTTTCTCCGGAAGTCACCAAGATGCCATCAAGAAGGGTCTCGAGGCCCAAACAAAACGAGAGAATTCAGGTGACAAAGTTTGGAGTATCCCTTATCTCCCCATCGATCCTGCGGACGTTGGTTGTACCTACGAAGCCGTCATCCGTGTCAATTCACAATCCGGTAAAGGAGG TATCGCATACATCGTTAAATCAGCTCTTGCGCTTGATCTACCTCGACGAATGCAAATAGCATTCTACAAAGTCATCCAACAAAGATCTGAAGCCACTGGTAAAGAGATGACCTCCAAAGATATCACCACAGCCTTCCGACAAACCTATCACCTTGGCGGTTCAATCTATGATGGTCGACTAGTCCTCAAATCATTTGTCACTGTCGATATACGATCTGCAGTTCCTTCGGCTGTGGGTACACCCAGTCTCAGTCCGGACAGATCTCGATCTCACGGTCGCATCGATTCCATTACCGGTATTACTGCCGAGCCAAGTCCAGACCGAAGTCTTGACAGTAATCTCCCATCAGCCTCGAAGAGACTTACCGCCAAAGTTCTCATCGATGGCGCTCTACGGGAGATCTCTGGTGAAGGTAACGGACCACTTTCATCATTCCTTGACGCCCTTCAAGGGGACCTTGGCATCACTCTTTCCATCCGAGAATATACCGAGCATGCTGTAGGCGCTGGATCTGATGTCAAAGCAGCAACATATGTGGAACTCATTCCTCCAAATGTAGATGCTAAAGACAAGACCAAGGGTGGATTCTGGGGTGTAGGTGTAGATGCCGATATTACCGCGAGTGGTCTCAAAGCTGTTATAAGTGCCGCCAATGATTATTTGGGTCAAAATTCTGTACAAATAGCTGATAGCGCTTAG